Proteins from one Ipomoea triloba cultivar NCNSP0323 chromosome 1, ASM357664v1 genomic window:
- the LOC116027688 gene encoding uncharacterized protein LOC116027688: MKKLYRKNTVHPSPPLVSDKLAFLPAAILAITAALSPEDQEALAYLISCPSGNFSATRKTTTTSSSSFSGHPPSFNCYCFNCYMSFWVRWDSSPNRQLIHQVIDAYEDGLQSKKEKSRRERRKANKDSGSELKKPEVGLNEDDESGELVPGEENQESPISTTRGEEEDGYGEERGAVRRFVSFLGERIWGVWA; the protein is encoded by the coding sequence ATGAAGAAGCTCTACAGGAAGAACACAGTTCATCCATCTCCACCATTGGTTTCAGACAAGCTAGCTTTCTTGCCAGCAGCAATCTTGGCCATCACTGCTGCTCTATCTCCAGAAGACCAGGAAGCTTTGGCTTATCTTATCTCTTGCCCTTCTGGGAATTTCTCTGCCACTAGGAAAACCACCACCAcctcttcctcctccttctCAGGCCACCCTCCTTCCTTCAACTGCTACTGCTTCAACTGCTACATGAGCTTCTGGGTGAGGTGGGATTCCTCCCCCAACCGGCAGCTCATTCACCAAGTCATAGATGCCTATGAAGATGGGCTGCAGAGCAAGAAAGAGAAGAGCAGGAGAGAAAGAAGGAAGGCTAATAAAGATTCTGGGAGTGAGTTGAAGAAGCCTGAGGTGGGTCTGAATGAGGATGATGAATCCGGTGAGTTGGTCCCGGGGGAGGAGAATCAGGAGAGCCCTATTAGCACCACCCGAGGCGAAGAAGAAGATGGTTATGGTGAGGAGAGAGGTGCTGTTAGGAGATTTGTTAGCTTTCTTGGAGAAAGAATTTGGGGTGTTTGGGCCTGA
- the LOC116027860 gene encoding mediator of RNA polymerase II transcription subunit 11-like: MDSQIQNTSLQRLQNVEKRIITVLELTGGVMEELANPSGPRKDLINNHCSEFMQLIKDIQVTLREEIKSACEYRPFEKCDYVPRISNEICSQKLECVIAQLDDMKQTAEDYHGTA; the protein is encoded by the exons ATGGATTCACAAATCCAGAACACCTCATTGCAACGGCTTCAGAATGTTGAGAAG AGGATAATTACTGTTTTGGAGCTCACTGGAGGAGTGATGGAGGAATTGGCGAACCCTAGCGGCCCCAGAAAGGATCTTATTAACAATCACTGCAGCGAGTTCATGCAACTCATCAAG GACATTCAGGTGACATTGCGAGAAGAAATCAAAAGTGCCTGTGAGTATCGTCCTTTTGAGAAGTGCGACTATGTCCCAAGAATATCTAACGAAATCTGTTCTCAAAAACTGGAATGTGTCATTGCACAACTAGATGATATGAAGCAAACAGCCGAAGATTATCATGGCACGGCTTGA
- the LOC116027769 gene encoding uncharacterized protein LOC116027769, protein MLRCKDGDVWFKRHFSVVVVSTLVASEHNGYVNQKIVHMLHDVDRIADLDWCGFLLKKLVNCHEDWSQRKRLRFTGPIIFLTLLYVDRLVIGKRDVQRVVPSLKGWSTKMLKAMESLEITYGGFGLGRLDAPLCQENNPGVSIGQQLIVGNRSKVL, encoded by the exons ATGTTGAGGTGCAAAGATGGAGATGTGTGGTTCAAGCGACATTTCAGTGTCGTGGTAGTCAGCACTCTCGTTGCAAGTGAGCATAATGGGTATGTCAACCAGAAGATAGTCCATATGTTGCATGATGTTGATCGGATAGCTGATTTAGATTGGTGTgggtttttgttgaaaaaattgGTCAACTGTCATGAGGATTGGTCTCAACGTAAGCGTCTCAGGTTCACAGGACCCATCATCTTCTTAACT TTACTGTATGTTGACAGGTTAGTAATAGGCAAGCGTGACGTTCAAAGGGTTGTGCCGTCTTTGAAGGGATGGTCGACGAAGATGTTAAAGGCAATGGAATCCTTGGAGATTACTTATGGTGGCTTTGGACTTGGGCGGTTGGATGCACCACTTTGCCAGGAGAACAACCCTGGTGTGTCTATTGGTCAACAGCTTATCGTGGGCAACAGATCAAAGGTATTGTAA
- the LOC116027648 gene encoding uncharacterized protein LOC116027648: MEGVGARFGRTSSRYGPTTVFTGRVRKWRKKWIHVKPPSSGSSNLHHHHRAHANSELNDINGSRLLLLKWTPITPSQNNSNGAGDADKNGNSKSSAKDDVVADELPKRKFKYIPIFLLEEQNNESLEMAEDEAKPIETEMDAEKTTPTDGLDEKPDINDAPMEKNQAGTARHDLNESTLDLSLGLKAHDGEADPDSKTNQTKGGHSSTVNSNRS; the protein is encoded by the exons ATGGAGGGAGTCGGCGCCAGATTCGGTCGGACGTCGTCTCGGTACGGCCCGACGACGGTGTTCACGGGTCGGGTCCGGAAATGGAGGAAGAAGTGGATCCACGTGAAGCCGCCGAGCTCCGGCAGCAGcaacctccaccaccaccaccgtgCACATGCTAACAGCGAACTTAACGACATTAACGGCTCTCGCCTCTTGCTTCTCAAGTGGACGCCGATCACTCCGAGCCAGAATAACAGCAACGGCGCCGGCGACGCCGATAAGAATGGCAACTCCAAGAGCTCTGCCAAAGACGACGTCGTTGCAGACGAGCTGCCCAAGCGGAAATTTAAGTATATTCCG ATTTTTTTGCTTGAAGAGCAAAATAATGAGTCCTTAGAAATGGCCGAGGATGAAGCCAAACCAATTGAAACTGAAATGGATGCAGAGAAGACCACCCCAACTGATGGTTTGGATGAAAAACCAGACATCAATGATGCCCCGATGGAGAAAAACCAG GCGGGCACAGCACGCCATGATCTAAACGAAAGCACATTGGATTTGAGTTTGGGTTTGAAAGCTCACGATGGTGAAGCTGATCCCGATTCAAAAACAAATCAGACTAAGGGAGGCCATTCAAGCACAGTGAACTCCAACCGGTCGTGA
- the LOC116027614 gene encoding 60S ribosomal protein L6-like, with product MAASQQKKKSPRNPELIRGVGKYSRSKIYHRRGLWAIKAKNGGAFPRHDKKPAAAAAVEKPPKFYPADDVKKPLVNKHKPKPAKLRASITPGTVLIILAGRFKGKRVVFLKQLPSGLLLVTGPFKINGVPLRRVNQAYVIGTSTKVDVCGVNVDKIDDKYFAKQAEKKKKKTEGEFFESEKEEKNVISQEKKDEQKAVDAALIKAIEAVPDLKAYLGARFSLKAGMKPHELVF from the exons ATGGCGGCCTCTcagcagaagaagaagagtcCCCGGAACCCTGAGCTGATCAGGGGCGTCGGAAAGTACTCGCGCTCCAAGATCTACCACAGGAGAGGCCTTTGGGCCATCAAAGCCAAGAACGGCGGCGCTTTCCCGCGCCACGACAAGAAGCCGGCGGCGGCAGCGGCGGTGGAGAAGCCGCCCAAGTTCTACCCCGCCGACGATGTGAAGAAGCCGCTCGTGAACAAGCACAAGCCGAAGCCGGCTAAGCTCAGGGCGAGTATCACTCCCGGAACTGTTCTCATCATCCTCGCCGGCCGTTTCAAGGGCAAGAGAGTCGTGTTCCTCAAGCAGCTGCCGTCCGGTCTGCTCCTCGTCACCGGACCGTTCAAGATCAACGGCGTTCCCTTGCGCCGCGTGAATCAGGCGTATGTCATTGGAACGTCGACCAAGGTCGACGTTTGTGGCGTCAATGTGGACAAGATTGATGACAAGTACTTCGCTAAGCAGgctgagaagaagaagaagaagactgaaGGAGAGTTCTTCGAGTCTGAGAAAGAG GAGAAGAATGTGATCTCAcaggagaagaaagatgagcagAAGGCTGTGGATGCTGCATTGATCAAAGCCATTGAAGCAGTGCCGGATTTGAAGGCTTATTTGGGTGCAAGGTTCTCGCTCAAGGCAGGCATGAAACCTCACGAGCTTGTCTTTTGA
- the LOC116027732 gene encoding mavicyanin-like gives MRTRQWSVVTAVVLAAAAAVVGGQEHHHVVGGDRGWEVSNDIASWSAARIFSVGDTIWFTYSAAEESIAELGSREEYMSCDLSNPITMYTNGIDKIPLHREGVRYFVSGNLHSCINGLKVPITVQSQAKTRPLLLPLQADAPTAPSASTRLTTGLLRTLLLLFPILFYL, from the exons ATGAGGACGCGGCAGTGGAGTGTTGTGACGGCGGTGGTTcttgcggcggcggcggcggttgtGGGAGGACAAGAACATCATCATGTGGTGGGAGGGGACAGAGGATGGGAAGTGTCAAATGATATTGCTTCCTGGTCCGCCGCCAGAATTTTCAGTGTTGGTGACACTATCT GGTTCACATACTCGGCCGCAGAAGAGAGTATCGCGGAGCTAGGAAGTAGGGAAGAATACATGTCCTGCGATCTCTCCAACCCCATCACAATGTACACCAACGGCATAGACAAAATCCCCCTCCACCGAGAGGGAGTTCGCTACTTCGTCAGTGGAAACCTACACAGCTGCATAAATGGCCTCAAAGTACCCATCACTGTCCAATCTCAAGCCAAAACCCGCCCATTGCTCCTCCCACTCCAGGCAGATGCACCCACTGCACCTTCTGCTTCCACACGCCTCACTACTGGACTACTACGCACCCTTTTGCTGCTATTTCCGATCCTCTTTTACCTTTAG
- the LOC116027184 gene encoding transcription initiation factor IIF subunit alpha isoform X1, translating into MSTDLILKPSCSGCGSSSELYGSTCKHLTLCVSCGKTMAENKGTCNKCGTPITRLIREYNVRACSTNDKNYFIGRFATGLPNFSKKKNENKWSLQKEGLQGRQVTDTLREKFKNKPWLLEDETGQSQYLGQLEGAQSATYYLLMLQGREFVAIPAGSWYNFNKVAQYKQLTLEEAEEKMKNRRKTADGYQRWMMKAANNGPAAFGEVEKFDDKESGGGGGRARKKSGDDEEGNASDHGEEDEEDESARKNRLGLNKRSGDDDEEGPRGGDLDLDDDDIEKGDDWEHEEIFTDDDEAVGNDPEEREDLAPEIPAPPEIKQDEEDEDEADEEGGGGLSKSGKELKKLLGKANGMNESDAEDDDEDEEEEDFSSPVLAPKLKDTPKEEPVETSSPAKPPASGSNRTTPSTSKSAKAKRKANGDEPKSANGAPSKKVKTETDAKSVKEEVPSAAKNSATKGASSSSSAKTASTPSTGPVTEDEIRAVLLQKKPVTTQDLVNQFKSRLKSREDKDTFAAVLRRISRIQKTNTASYVVLRERANQ; encoded by the exons ATGTCCACGGATTTGATTCTGAAGCCATCATGCAGCGGCTGCGGATCGTCGTCGGAGCTGTACGGAAGCACCTGCAAGCACTTGACTCTCTGCGTGTCGTGCGGCAAAACCATGGCCGAGAACAAGGGCACCTGCAACAAGTGCGGCACTCCAATCACTCGATTGATTCGG GAATACAATGTTCGAGCATGCTCTACTAACGACAAGAATTATTTCATTGGGAGATTTGCTACGGGGTTGCCAAATTTTTCAAAGAAGAAGAATGAGAACAAGTGGTCTCTGCAGAAAGAAGGTTTGCAAGGACGCCAAGTAACAGATACTTTACGG GAGAAGTTCAAGAATAAACCATGGTTATTGGAGGATGAAACAGGCCAGTCTCAGTACCTTGGTCAGCTTGAGGGTGCACAATCAGCAACATATTACCTACTAATGCTGCAGGGTAGAGAGTTTGTTGCCATTCCTGCTGGGTCCTG GTACAACTTCAACAAAGTTGCACAATACAAGCAGCTTACTCTAGAAGAAGCAGAAGAGAAGATGAAAAACAGAAGGAAAACTGCTGATGGGTACCAAAGATGGATGATGAAAGCAGCAAATAACGGACCTGCTGCCTTTGGAGAAGTCGAAAAGTTTGATGACAAGGAaagtggaggtggtggtggtaggGCTCGCAAGAAATCCGGTGACGATGAGGAGGGCAATGCCTCAGatcatggagaagaagatgaagaagatgaatctGCAAGGAAAAATAGGTTAGGACTCAACAAAAGaagtggtgatgatgatgaagagggACCAAGAGGTGGTGATCTTGATctggatgatgatgatattgaaAAAG GTGATGATTGGGAGCATGAAGAGATATTTACAGATGATGATGAAGCTGTTGGAAATGATCCTGAGGAAAGGGAAGATTTGGCTCCTGAAATCCCTGCTCCTCCAGAAATTAAGCAG GAtgaagaggatgaggatgaAGCTGATGAAGAAGGAGGAGGGGGTTTGAGCAAATCAGGTAAAGAGTTGAAGAAACTCCTTGGGAAAGCTAACGGGATGAATGAGTCAGATGCagaggatgatgatgaagatgaagag GAAGAAGATTTCTCATCACCTGTATTAGCTCCAAAGCTGAAAGATACTCCTAAAGAGGAACCGGTTGAGACCAGCAGTCCTGCAAAACCACCTGCTTCTGGATCCAATCGAACAACCCCCTCAACTTCAAAGTCAGCAAAGGCTAAAAGAAAAGCTAATGGAGACGAGCCAAAATCTGCTAATGGTGCTCCATCGAAAAAAGTCAAGACGGAAACT GATGCAAAGTCTGTGAAAGAAGAAGTTCCATCTGCTGCAAAGAATAGTGCAACCAAGggtgcatcatcatcatcatctgcgAAAACTGCTTCAACACCTTCCACTGGACCTGTCACTGAAGATGAAATCAGAGCTGTTCTGCTGCAGAAAAAACCAGTCACCACTCAGGACCTTGTTAACCAATTTAAATCACGACTAAAGTCTAGAGAG GACAAGGACACTTTCGCGGCTGTACTGAGGAGAATATCCAGGATACAAAAGACCAATACGGCCAGCTATGTAGTGTTGAGAGAGAG GGCTAACCAATAG
- the LOC116027184 gene encoding transcription initiation factor IIF subunit alpha isoform X2, producing the protein MSTDLILKPSCSGCGSSSELYGSTCKHLTLCVSCGKTMAENKGTCNKCGTPITRLIREYNVRACSTNDKNYFIGRFATGLPNFSKKKNENKWSLQKEGLQGRQVTDTLREKFKNKPWLLEDETGQSQYLGQLEGAQSATYYLLMLQGREFVAIPAGSWYNFNKVAQYKQLTLEEAEEKMKNRRKTADGYQRWMMKAANNGPAAFGEVEKFDDKESGGGGGRARKKSGDDEEGNASDHGEEDEEDESARKNRLGLNKRSGDDDEEGPRGGDLDLDDDDIEKGDDWEHEEIFTDDDEAVGNDPEEREDLAPEIPAPPEIKQDEEDEDEADEEGGGGLSKSGKELKKLLGKANGMNESDAEDDDEDEEEEDFSSPVLAPKLKDTPKEEPVETSSPAKPPASGSNRTTPSTSKSAKAKRKANGDEPKSANGAPSKKVKTETDAKSVKEEVPSAAKNSATKGASSSSSAKTASTPSTGPVTEDEIRAVLLQKKPVTTQDLVNQFKSRLKSREDKDTFAAVLRRISRIQKTNTASYVVLRER; encoded by the exons ATGTCCACGGATTTGATTCTGAAGCCATCATGCAGCGGCTGCGGATCGTCGTCGGAGCTGTACGGAAGCACCTGCAAGCACTTGACTCTCTGCGTGTCGTGCGGCAAAACCATGGCCGAGAACAAGGGCACCTGCAACAAGTGCGGCACTCCAATCACTCGATTGATTCGG GAATACAATGTTCGAGCATGCTCTACTAACGACAAGAATTATTTCATTGGGAGATTTGCTACGGGGTTGCCAAATTTTTCAAAGAAGAAGAATGAGAACAAGTGGTCTCTGCAGAAAGAAGGTTTGCAAGGACGCCAAGTAACAGATACTTTACGG GAGAAGTTCAAGAATAAACCATGGTTATTGGAGGATGAAACAGGCCAGTCTCAGTACCTTGGTCAGCTTGAGGGTGCACAATCAGCAACATATTACCTACTAATGCTGCAGGGTAGAGAGTTTGTTGCCATTCCTGCTGGGTCCTG GTACAACTTCAACAAAGTTGCACAATACAAGCAGCTTACTCTAGAAGAAGCAGAAGAGAAGATGAAAAACAGAAGGAAAACTGCTGATGGGTACCAAAGATGGATGATGAAAGCAGCAAATAACGGACCTGCTGCCTTTGGAGAAGTCGAAAAGTTTGATGACAAGGAaagtggaggtggtggtggtaggGCTCGCAAGAAATCCGGTGACGATGAGGAGGGCAATGCCTCAGatcatggagaagaagatgaagaagatgaatctGCAAGGAAAAATAGGTTAGGACTCAACAAAAGaagtggtgatgatgatgaagagggACCAAGAGGTGGTGATCTTGATctggatgatgatgatattgaaAAAG GTGATGATTGGGAGCATGAAGAGATATTTACAGATGATGATGAAGCTGTTGGAAATGATCCTGAGGAAAGGGAAGATTTGGCTCCTGAAATCCCTGCTCCTCCAGAAATTAAGCAG GAtgaagaggatgaggatgaAGCTGATGAAGAAGGAGGAGGGGGTTTGAGCAAATCAGGTAAAGAGTTGAAGAAACTCCTTGGGAAAGCTAACGGGATGAATGAGTCAGATGCagaggatgatgatgaagatgaagag GAAGAAGATTTCTCATCACCTGTATTAGCTCCAAAGCTGAAAGATACTCCTAAAGAGGAACCGGTTGAGACCAGCAGTCCTGCAAAACCACCTGCTTCTGGATCCAATCGAACAACCCCCTCAACTTCAAAGTCAGCAAAGGCTAAAAGAAAAGCTAATGGAGACGAGCCAAAATCTGCTAATGGTGCTCCATCGAAAAAAGTCAAGACGGAAACT GATGCAAAGTCTGTGAAAGAAGAAGTTCCATCTGCTGCAAAGAATAGTGCAACCAAGggtgcatcatcatcatcatctgcgAAAACTGCTTCAACACCTTCCACTGGACCTGTCACTGAAGATGAAATCAGAGCTGTTCTGCTGCAGAAAAAACCAGTCACCACTCAGGACCTTGTTAACCAATTTAAATCACGACTAAAGTCTAGAGAG GACAAGGACACTTTCGCGGCTGTACTGAGGAGAATATCCAGGATACAAAAGACCAATACGGCCAGCTATGTAGTGTTGAGAGAGAGGTGA
- the LOC116027358 gene encoding fumarylacetoacetase-like produces the protein MGLKSFLEVKSDSHFPLENLPFGVFKPESGSDARPGVAIGGYVADLSVIAAAGLFDGPCLRNSDCFTQPNLNKFLHLGRPAWKEARETLQKLLSATEPKLRDNASLRQKALIPMDKVEMVLPIAIGDYTDFFSSMHHAKNCGTIFRGPENPINRNWFHLPIAYHGRASSIVVSGTDIIRPRGQASPTGDSAAYFGPSRKLDFELEMAAVVGPGNELGKSVSIDEARDHIFGLVLMNDWSARDIQAWEYVPLGPFLGKSFGTTVSPWIVTLDALEPFSCDAPKQDPPPLPYLAEKISKNYDISLEVLIKPAGQEDSCTVTRSNFKHLYWTVTQQLAHHTVNGCNLRPGDLLGTGTISGPEPESYGCLLELTWNGQKPLSLGGVTRTFLEDGDEVTFTGYCKGDGYNIGFGTCSGKILPSP, from the exons ATGGGACTGAAATCATTCCTCGAAGTCAAGTCCGACTCCCACTTCCCGCTCGAGAACCTCCCCTTCGGCGTTTTCAAGCCCGAATCCGGTTCCGATGCTCGGCCGGGCGTCGCTATCGGCGGCTACGTTGCCGACCTCTCTGTGATCGCCGCTGCCGGTCTCTTTGACGGTCCGTGTTTGCGGAACTCGGATTGCTTCACACAG CCTAATCTTAACAAATTTTTGCATTTGGGACGGCCTGCATGGAAGGAAGCTCGTGAAACACTACAAAAGCTACTATCAG CTACTGAACCAAAATTGCGTGACAATGCAAGTTTACGGCAGAAAGCTCTTATCCCCATG GACAAGGTGGAAATGGTTCTCCCTATTGCAATTGGTGATTACACAGACTTCTTTTCATCCATGCATCATGCAAAGAATTGTGGAACCATATTTCGAGGCCCAGAGAACCCAATAAACCGTAATTG GTTCCATCTTCCTATTGCGTATCATGGACGAGCATCATCAATTGTAGTATCTGGCACTGATATTATTAGACCAAG GGGTCAAGCTTCTCCAACAGGTGACTCTGCAGCATATTTTGGACCTTCTCGGAAGCTGGACTTTGAGCTAGAAATG GCTGCTGTAGTTGGCCCTGGAAATGAACTAGGGAAGTCTGTGAGTATTGATGAGGCCAGGGACCATATCTTTGGGCTTGTCTTAATGAATGATTGGAGTG CAAGAGATATCCAAGCTTGGGAATATGTGCCTCTTGGTCCTTTCCTAGGGAAAAGTTTTG GAACTACGGTTTCACCTTGGATTGTGACCTTAGATGCTCTAGAGCCCTTTTCCTGTGATGCTCCTAAGCAG GACCCTCCTCCCTTGCCATATCTTGCAGAGAAGATATCCAAAAACTATGACATTTCGTTGGAG GTTCTCATTAAACCTGCTGGGCAAGAAGATTCATGTACTGTCACAAGAAGCAACTTCAAGCACTT ATATTGGACAGTAACCCAACAACTTGCACACCATACTGTCAATGGTTGCAACCTAAGGCCTGGCGATCTTCTAGGAACTGGGACTATTAGTGGACCT GAACCAGAATCCTACGGTTGCTTGCTAGAATTAACTTGGAATGGACAAAAACCTCTATCTTTGGGTGGAGTAACTCGTACGTTCTTAGAAGACGGGGATGAAGTCACTTTTACTGGTTACTGCAAG ggAGATGGCTACAACATAGGCTTTGGAACGTGCTCAGGAAAGATACTCCCATCACCATAA
- the LOC116027339 gene encoding fumarylacetoacetase-like, protein MVLKSFVEVHPESHFPLQNLPYGMFKPNHCSEARPGVAIGDFVLDISVIASAGLLDGPFLRNSNCFNQPNLNKFLELGRPAWKEAHATLQKLLSETEPTLRDNANLRQKALVPMEKVQMLLPVAVGDYTDFYSSINHARNCGLMFRGAGEPIKPNWFHLPIAYHGRASSIVVSGTDIIRPRGQDRPVGNSPPYFGPSRKMDFELEMAAVVGPGNELGKPVDVNEAADHIFGLVLMNDWSARDIQGWECIPLGPFLGKNFGTTISPWIVPLDSLEPFACDAPTQNPPPLPYLSEKKSRNYDISLEVHIKPSGHEDSYVVSKSNFKHLYWTIAQQLAHHTINGCNLKPGDLLGSGTISGPEPDSYGSLLELTWNGQKPLTIAGETRTFLQDGDEVIISGFCKGDGYTVGFGTCSGKILPFPA, encoded by the exons ATGGTGTTGAAATCGTTCGTTGAAGTCCACCCGGAGTCGCACTTTCCACTCCAGAACCTCCCCTATGGTATGTTCAAGCCCAACCACTGCTCTGAAGCTCGGCCAGGCGTGGCCATTGGAGACTTCGTCTTGGACATCTCAGTGATCGCCTCTGCTGGTCTTCTCGACGGCCCATTTCTCAGGAACTCCAATTGCTTCAATCAG CCTAATCTAAACAAATTCTTGGAACTGGGAAGGCCGGCATGGAAGGAAGCTCATGCCACGCTACAAAAGCTTTTATCTG AGACTGAACCGACATTACGCGACAATGCAAACCTGAGGCAGAAAGCGCTTGTTCCAATG GAGAAGGTGCAGATGCTTCTCCCTGTTGCAGTAGGAGACTACACAGACTTCTATTCGTCGATCAATCATGCTAGGAATTGTGGGCTTATGTTTCGAGGTGCTGGGGAACCAATAAAGCCTAACTG GTTCCATCTCCCCATCGCGTACCATGGACGAGCATCATCTATTGTCGTCTCTGGCACTGATATTATTAGACCAAG AGGACAAGATCGTCCAGTTGGAAATTCTCCTCCATATTTTGGACCTTCTCGAAAGATGGACTTTGAGCTTGAAATG GCAGCTGTAGTTGGTCCTGGAAATGAATTAGGAAAGCCTGTAGACGTGAATGAAGCTGCAGATCACATATTTGGGCTCGTTTTGATGAATGACTGGAGTG CTCGAGACATTCAAGGGTGGGAATGCATCCCACTCGGTCCTTTTCTTGGAAAGAACTTTG GCACAACGATATCCCCCTGGATCGTGCCTTTAGATTCCCTCGAGCCTTTTGCATGTGATGCTCCGACACAG AACCCCCCTCCCTTGCCATATCTTTCAGAAAAGAAGTCCAGAAACTATGACATCTCATTGGAG GTTCACATTAAACCATCTGGACATGAAGATTCATATGTTGTCTCCAAaagcaactttaaacactt ATACTGGACCATTGCTCAACAACTCGCGCACCACACTATAAACGGCTGTAACCTAAAGCCTGGTGACCTGCTTGGAAGTGGGACTATAAGTGGACCT GAGCCAGATTCTTATGGAAGCCTTCTGGAATTGACGTGGAACGGGCAAAAACCTTTAACCATAGCTGGAGAAACTCGCACCTTCTTACAAGATGGAGATGAAGTCATTATTTCT